A window of Costertonia aggregata contains these coding sequences:
- a CDS encoding T9SS type B sorting domain-containing protein — MISNYVCRLLSDFFHSGHPRKLFFFVMILFFASVSYGQTPTISILNNQDATEGAAVPGSFRVDVAPVSPIFIGTRTVTVNYIVLLSSTATSGVDYTALPGQVTISYTVAGGTNTINVNQIPFDDLLVEGNETVDIELIADVNYNLDAGQSRARVTIRDNDFGTVGFSPAQSDGTASETPTDTGLFRINLSDANNTGTTLQVNAVITGSTATDGNDFTFQGFNVATGFITFANTTSARNIFVENIVDDNLFEGDETVELTLLSTNNPAFTIDPANDTFTITIADNDFPEATVVATDAISAETTPSDQNGAFRVDIGAINQSGAPITVNYSVGGSATNTDDYSTISTNVVIPVGARSADIPITVVDDDGFEGAEQVTLTILPDVAYTIGAQNTADVLIQDNDAARATILANDPDAGEDVASGGTGEFTIDVGAINGTGSPLTVNFTISGTAAIGTDYNVISNTVDILVGESTATILIEPVDDAVFENNETVIITLGSGAGYALSTPINATVTIEDNEPCGGGTMQPTQDTSVSTEFCDEQTIDLDDYVIDASPGSSVLTWSTSSDPLDTSAHLSSSVITTSSGGIFNGFFYDAANNCSSPVLPIAIEINVTPVISNIVSEPICDSGTVTMTVNVSAGNINWFDVPDGGVSLASGTSFTTPVLNQTTTFYAEASTASGCVSERIPVNAVVNSQPVIDSSTDAIACNIFENGPTSIDLDDQIMGDTGGVWSIDSAPSGNTIVIGNNNIVDFANAPSGDYVFTYVITGTAPCIDASASITVAVNSCQQDSDNDGLVDGDESTLGTDPNNPDTDGDGINDGDEVGDDVENPLDGDGDGILDVFDSNILDTDNDGIVDQLDPCNTTPGECGKVYNQFSPNGDGRNEFFVISGIANFPNNSLQVFDRYGNKVFEANRYDNTWDGTGNNGDLPRGTYFYLLDLGNGTDVRKGWIQIIR, encoded by the coding sequence ATGATATCAAACTACGTTTGTAGGCTACTTTCCGATTTTTTCCATAGCGGACATCCAAGAAAGCTTTTCTTTTTTGTAATGATATTGTTCTTCGCCTCGGTATCTTACGGGCAAACCCCGACGATATCGATATTGAATAATCAAGATGCTACTGAAGGTGCGGCGGTTCCTGGGAGTTTCAGAGTTGATGTTGCTCCTGTATCACCAATATTTATAGGCACAAGAACCGTTACGGTTAATTATATCGTATTACTTTCAAGTACTGCCACATCAGGGGTCGATTATACTGCTTTACCGGGACAAGTAACCATAAGTTATACCGTTGCCGGTGGGACCAATACAATCAATGTCAATCAAATTCCTTTTGACGACCTGCTTGTAGAAGGTAATGAAACGGTCGATATTGAGCTCATAGCCGATGTAAATTATAATCTGGATGCCGGGCAAAGTAGGGCCAGAGTCACTATAAGGGACAACGATTTTGGCACGGTAGGTTTCAGTCCTGCCCAATCCGATGGTACGGCATCCGAAACGCCTACCGATACCGGGCTATTCAGGATAAATCTAAGTGATGCGAACAATACGGGAACAACGCTCCAGGTAAATGCTGTTATTACGGGTAGTACAGCTACCGATGGGAATGACTTTACCTTTCAGGGATTTAATGTCGCTACGGGGTTTATTACATTTGCAAACACTACTAGTGCAAGAAATATATTCGTAGAGAATATAGTTGATGATAATTTGTTTGAGGGTGACGAGACAGTTGAGCTAACACTCTTGTCTACCAATAACCCTGCATTTACGATTGACCCGGCAAACGATACTTTTACGATTACGATAGCGGATAACGATTTTCCCGAGGCCACGGTTGTTGCAACTGACGCAATCTCGGCCGAGACTACCCCTTCAGACCAAAATGGTGCATTTAGGGTAGACATAGGTGCTATAAATCAGTCAGGAGCTCCCATTACAGTAAATTATTCGGTAGGGGGTAGTGCTACGAATACAGATGATTATTCTACCATTTCAACGAATGTGGTCATACCCGTTGGTGCACGTTCGGCAGACATTCCGATTACCGTGGTAGATGATGATGGTTTTGAGGGTGCTGAACAGGTTACCTTAACAATCCTGCCCGACGTTGCATATACCATCGGTGCCCAAAATACAGCCGACGTACTTATTCAAGATAATGATGCCGCCCGTGCAACCATATTGGCCAACGATCCGGATGCAGGTGAGGATGTGGCAAGTGGGGGAACAGGAGAGTTTACCATTGATGTTGGAGCAATTAATGGGACAGGTAGTCCATTAACCGTTAATTTCACCATATCTGGTACGGCTGCAATCGGAACAGATTACAATGTAATTTCAAACACTGTGGATATCCTTGTGGGTGAAAGTACGGCCACAATTTTAATTGAGCCTGTTGACGATGCTGTTTTTGAGAACAATGAAACTGTAATTATCACTTTGGGCTCCGGAGCAGGATATGCATTAAGTACACCTATAAATGCAACGGTCACTATTGAGGATAATGAACCATGTGGTGGCGGTACCATGCAGCCTACACAGGATACATCTGTTTCTACCGAGTTTTGTGACGAGCAAACTATTGATTTGGACGACTATGTGATCGATGCTTCTCCCGGAAGTAGTGTGCTTACTTGGAGTACGTCCAGTGACCCTTTGGACACTTCCGCACATTTAAGTAGCTCAGTTATCACAACAAGTTCCGGGGGTATTTTTAACGGTTTTTTCTATGACGCCGCCAATAATTGTTCTAGCCCGGTGTTACCCATAGCTATTGAGATAAATGTTACCCCGGTCATATCCAATATAGTTTCTGAACCTATCTGTGATTCGGGAACGGTTACCATGACCGTGAATGTATCGGCAGGAAATATTAATTGGTTCGATGTTCCCGACGGGGGCGTTAGCTTGGCATCTGGTACAAGCTTCACCACACCTGTTTTAAACCAGACCACTACATTTTATGCAGAAGCATCTACGGCAAGTGGTTGCGTATCCGAGAGAATACCTGTAAACGCAGTAGTGAATTCACAGCCGGTCATTGACTCGTCAACAGATGCGATTGCTTGCAATATATTTGAAAATGGCCCAACCAGTATTGATTTGGATGACCAGATCATGGGAGATACCGGTGGTGTATGGTCTATTGATTCGGCACCATCCGGAAATACGATCGTTATCGGAAATAATAACATCGTTGATTTCGCGAATGCGCCTTCAGGAGATTATGTGTTCACGTATGTTATAACTGGGACGGCCCCATGTATTGATGCCTCTGCTTCCATAACGGTTGCGGTCAATTCTTGTCAACAGGATTCAGATAATGACGGTCTTGTGGACGGTGATGAGTCCACTTTAGGAACAGATCCCAATAATCCAGATACCGATGGGGACGGTATAAATGACGGTGATGAAGTAGGGGATGATGTAGAAAACCCATTGGATGGCGATGGCGATGGTATTTTAGACGTATTCGATTCCAATATTTTAGATACGGACAACGATGGTATTGTAGATCAACTTGACCCTTGCAACACCACGCCTGGGGAGTGTGGCAAGGTTTATAACCAATTTTCGCCAAATGGCGATGGCAGAAATGAATTTTTTGTTATCAGTGGTATTGCCAATTTTCCCAATAATTCGCTCCAAGTCTTCGATAGGTACGGGAACAAGGTATTTGAGGCCAACAGATATGACAACACATGGGACGGCACAGGAAATAACGGGGATTTGCCTCGGGGGACTTATTTTTACCTATTGGATTTAGGTAATGGTACCGATGTGCGTAAAGGTTGGATACAAATTATTAGATAA
- the fabD gene encoding ACP S-malonyltransferase codes for MNAYIFPGQGAQFVGMGLDLYEKYPLAQELFEQANDILGFNITDIMFEGTPEDLKQTKVTQPAIFLHSVILSKVMGDNFKPDMVAGHSLGEFSALVANGVLNFEDGLKLVSQRALAMQKACELQPSTMAAVLGLDDDVVENVCAETDGIVVAANYNCPGQLVISGEVEAIHTACEKLKEAGARRALVLPVGGAFHSPLMEPAREELAAAISETVFNTSSSPIYQNVSTTAVVDSEEIKNNLISQLTAPVKWTQSVQNMIKDGATLFTEVGPGKVLQGLVKKIDKSTDTTSGLVE; via the coding sequence ATGAACGCATATATATTTCCGGGACAAGGCGCACAATTTGTAGGAATGGGACTGGACCTTTACGAAAAATACCCATTGGCGCAAGAGTTGTTTGAGCAAGCGAACGATATTCTCGGGTTTAACATAACGGATATCATGTTCGAGGGTACTCCCGAAGACTTAAAACAGACCAAGGTTACCCAACCTGCTATTTTTCTGCATTCCGTAATCTTGAGCAAGGTCATGGGGGATAATTTCAAGCCCGATATGGTCGCCGGTCATTCTTTGGGTGAGTTCTCCGCTTTGGTTGCCAACGGAGTCTTAAATTTTGAGGATGGTCTAAAATTGGTGTCGCAAAGAGCTTTGGCCATGCAAAAGGCATGCGAACTACAGCCAAGTACCATGGCAGCTGTTTTAGGTTTGGACGATGATGTAGTGGAAAACGTATGTGCGGAAACAGATGGTATCGTAGTTGCCGCCAACTATAATTGTCCTGGGCAATTGGTAATTTCCGGTGAGGTAGAGGCCATTCATACGGCCTGCGAAAAACTAAAGGAAGCAGGCGCGCGCAGAGCTTTGGTCTTACCGGTAGGAGGTGCTTTTCATTCACCTCTTATGGAGCCAGCCCGGGAAGAGTTGGCCGCGGCAATTTCGGAAACCGTGTTCAACACATCGTCCAGTCCAATATACCAAAACGTATCTACCACGGCCGTTGTGGATTCTGAAGAAATAAAAAATAATTTGATATCGCAATTGACGGCTCCTGTCAAATGGACTCAGAGCGTTCAAAACATGATAAAGGATGGTGCTACCCTTTTTACAGAGGTGGGGCCTGGTAAAGTGTTGCAGGGCTTGGTGAAAAAGATAGATAAATCTACCGATACCACATCAGGTTTGGTAGAATAG
- a CDS encoding gamma carbonic anhydrase family protein, translated as MILKTINGKTPKIGNDCFIADNAVIVGDVDMGDQCSIWFSAVLRGDVNFIKMGNKVNVQDGAVVHCTYQKAATTIGNNVSIGHNAIVHGCTIHDNVLVGMGSIIMDDCVVESNSIIAAGAVVTQGTHVPSGSVFAGMPAKKIKDISPELSSGEIDRIAEAYLKYSSWFK; from the coding sequence ATGATACTAAAGACCATTAACGGAAAAACACCAAAGATAGGGAACGACTGTTTTATAGCGGATAATGCCGTAATTGTAGGAGATGTTGACATGGGAGATCAGTGCAGTATTTGGTTTAGCGCAGTACTTCGTGGCGACGTGAATTTTATTAAAATGGGGAATAAGGTAAATGTTCAGGACGGTGCTGTTGTTCATTGCACCTACCAAAAAGCGGCAACCACTATCGGTAATAACGTATCGATTGGGCATAATGCCATTGTACATGGCTGTACGATTCATGATAACGTTTTAGTGGGTATGGGAAGTATTATTATGGATGATTGCGTGGTTGAGAGCAATAGTATAATTGCTGCGGGAGCCGTGGTTACCCAAGGTACCCACGTACCATCCGGGAGTGTTTTTGCAGGAATGCCCGCAAAAAAGATTAAGGACATCAGTCCGGAGCTCAGCTCAGGTGAGATCGATAGGATCGCTGAGGCTTACTTAAAATATTCCAGTTGGTTCAAATAA
- a CDS encoding LytR/AlgR family response regulator transcription factor translates to MKLNAILVEDEANSREILSNYLAKYCSNVNLMGQAASIQEGLELIGKNDLDLVFLDVEMPFGNAFDLLDQVPERTFETVFVTAYNQYAMDALNNHAAYYLMKPINIDELVKAVEYVSEIKEKENTLEHQVLKPKLNKIDGKITLPQQDGFQILNVSDILYCKADDNYTEIYLENKKILVSKTLKYFEDALSDFAFARIHKSYLVNVNEIIKYRKGKGGSVVVSNGKELLVSASKKKDLLAYF, encoded by the coding sequence ATGAAACTGAACGCAATACTAGTAGAAGACGAGGCCAATAGCAGGGAGATTCTAAGTAATTATCTTGCCAAATATTGTTCAAACGTAAATCTAATGGGTCAGGCTGCCTCAATTCAAGAGGGCTTGGAACTTATTGGTAAAAATGATTTGGATTTGGTTTTTTTGGATGTTGAAATGCCCTTTGGCAATGCATTTGACTTATTGGATCAAGTGCCCGAACGTACATTTGAGACGGTATTCGTAACAGCGTATAATCAATATGCCATGGATGCCCTGAACAATCATGCCGCTTATTATCTAATGAAACCCATTAATATCGATGAACTGGTAAAGGCGGTAGAATACGTTTCCGAAATCAAGGAAAAGGAAAATACCTTGGAGCATCAGGTATTAAAACCAAAACTGAACAAGATAGATGGCAAAATAACCTTGCCCCAACAAGATGGATTTCAAATTTTGAACGTTTCCGATATCCTGTACTGCAAGGCTGACGATAACTACACCGAAATATATTTGGAAAACAAAAAAATATTGGTAAGCAAAACCCTGAAATATTTTGAGGATGCACTTTCCGATTTTGCTTTCGCCCGTATTCATAAATCTTATCTGGTAAACGTAAACGAGATTATAAAATACAGAAAAGGAAAAGGGGGCAGTGTAGTGGTCTCCAATGGTAAGGAACTGCTCGTCTCAGCTTCAAAAAAGAAAGATTTATTGGCCTATTTTTAA
- a CDS encoding tetratricopeptide repeat-containing sensor histidine kinase, translating into MHKAVHIFTILFFSSFIVLSQQVQPSAKRVVIKGSVMGKEKSTPISGVEVSTNRGAYTKTNALGEYKIQAVIGDELIFRSPDITTKRHIIKSDEDVDVLVEGYTPDNVSSIRGKTVRRENTLQHQMYLDSADFYKKTNIEKSIDFITQSIAQLGKRANKKELGKSLSKLGEVYQYHQQYDLAITSFNDALEAHKSTRTTLELGKTYILNKNFDNARKLLLPLLKIKDLVPFQRVVLYENLGDAFKGLGETNKAVSYYNEGLTIARKNQIDPKLTDLNSKIADAYSKDNRLVEAEGYYGNSLKLATQQAPQRALQEKEKVADFYNKKGDYDNEIQLRKNSLDEVKKLKKPVVANRTAPIQADTITAQRINYKIGNAYAVQNKFDEAIPYLERSIVEADSEDDLVVQKDATRKLSEVYRYKGDYTKALEELQNYVALVDTLYSRKEQEISRAARFNREIAIKQNRISGLEQERELSQSKYDLALTEQELIQQNNRIQKWVIYSLIFGLILMGLAAFFFYRSNQQQKFANNLLALKSLRSQMNPHFIFNALNSVNNYIAKSDERSANRYLSEFSTLMRAVLENSEEDFIPLSKELELLKLYVKLEHSRFPDKFEYTIDIDSNLDVAAFQIPPMLLQPYIENAIWHGLRYKEEKGFLKIDLRQEDAETIRISITDNGIGRKKSAELKTQNQKKQKSKGMGNIKKRVAILNDMYKDKVDVRISDLETDGSGTRVRFMLSRD; encoded by the coding sequence ATGCATAAGGCAGTTCACATCTTTACGATATTATTTTTCAGCTCTTTTATAGTGCTGTCCCAACAGGTGCAACCAAGTGCTAAGAGGGTCGTTATAAAAGGCTCTGTAATGGGGAAAGAAAAAAGCACACCAATTTCTGGTGTTGAGGTCTCGACCAACAGAGGTGCCTATACAAAAACCAACGCCTTGGGGGAATATAAAATACAGGCCGTTATCGGCGACGAGTTGATTTTCAGGTCCCCAGATATCACGACCAAACGCCATATTATAAAAAGTGATGAGGATGTTGATGTATTGGTAGAAGGGTATACACCAGATAATGTATCGAGTATTCGTGGCAAAACGGTGAGACGTGAAAATACGCTGCAACATCAAATGTATTTGGACTCTGCCGATTTTTATAAAAAGACCAACATAGAAAAGAGTATAGATTTCATCACACAGTCCATAGCTCAATTGGGCAAACGGGCCAATAAAAAAGAGCTGGGCAAATCATTGTCAAAACTGGGCGAAGTGTATCAATACCATCAACAATATGATTTGGCGATAACGAGTTTCAACGATGCTCTAGAAGCCCACAAATCAACCCGAACCACTTTGGAATTGGGCAAAACCTATATCCTGAACAAAAATTTTGATAACGCTAGAAAATTATTGCTTCCGCTCCTTAAAATAAAGGATTTGGTCCCCTTTCAACGTGTGGTGCTCTACGAGAATTTAGGTGATGCCTTTAAAGGTTTGGGAGAGACCAACAAAGCGGTCTCCTACTATAATGAGGGTTTGACCATAGCTCGAAAAAACCAAATAGACCCTAAACTTACCGATTTAAATTCAAAAATAGCAGACGCTTACTCAAAAGACAACAGGTTGGTTGAGGCAGAAGGGTATTATGGCAACTCCTTGAAACTGGCAACCCAACAAGCACCGCAAAGAGCATTACAGGAGAAAGAAAAAGTAGCCGATTTTTATAACAAAAAGGGAGATTATGACAATGAGATTCAACTGCGTAAAAACAGCTTGGATGAAGTCAAAAAACTAAAAAAACCTGTTGTAGCGAACAGAACGGCACCCATACAGGCCGATACCATTACCGCCCAACGCATCAATTACAAAATTGGTAACGCCTATGCTGTGCAGAACAAGTTTGACGAGGCCATACCTTATCTAGAACGTAGCATAGTAGAGGCCGACTCCGAAGACGATCTGGTCGTACAAAAAGATGCAACTCGAAAATTGTCCGAAGTATACAGGTACAAGGGCGATTACACCAAAGCCTTGGAAGAACTTCAAAATTATGTGGCCTTGGTCGATACCCTGTACTCAAGAAAAGAACAGGAAATATCAAGGGCGGCCCGTTTTAATAGAGAGATAGCCATAAAGCAAAATAGAATATCGGGCCTGGAACAGGAGCGTGAACTATCACAGAGCAAGTACGACTTGGCCTTAACGGAGCAAGAACTTATCCAACAGAACAATAGAATCCAAAAATGGGTTATTTATTCCCTTATTTTTGGGTTGATATTAATGGGCTTGGCGGCATTCTTTTTTTACAGGAGCAATCAACAACAAAAATTTGCGAACAACCTTTTGGCATTGAAGTCGTTGCGTTCGCAAATGAATCCGCATTTTATCTTTAACGCATTAAACTCTGTGAACAATTATATCGCCAAAAGCGATGAGCGTAGTGCGAACAGGTATTTGAGTGAGTTTTCTACATTAATGCGAGCAGTATTGGAAAATTCCGAAGAGGATTTCATCCCGTTGTCGAAAGAGCTGGAACTGCTTAAACTGTATGTGAAACTTGAACATTCCCGTTTTCCCGATAAGTTTGAGTATACCATTGATATTGATTCAAATCTTGATGTGGCGGCATTTCAGATTCCGCCCATGTTGCTACAACCTTATATTGAAAACGCAATATGGCACGGACTTCGGTACAAAGAGGAAAAAGGGTTTTTAAAAATCGATTTACGACAAGAGGATGCCGAAACCATCCGTATTTCGATTACCGACAACGGTATCGGAAGAAAAAAATCCGCAGAACTAAAGACCCAGAATCAAAAGAAGCAAAAGTCCAAAGGTATGGGCAATATCAAAAAAAGAGTGGCTATCTTGAACGATATGTACAAGGACAAGGTAGATGTGCGCATCTCTGATTTGGAAACCGATGGCTCTGGAACCCGTGTAAGGTTTATGCTGAGTAGAGATTGA
- a CDS encoding DUF4349 domain-containing protein, giving the protein MTPLVKKLFKKIIIGLSLLFVVLFVFRLLYGYQKKIAPTFQDNTTVLNESIPEVRKNYASKKYQVNSGSNAVRVDQKYEKIANINSVSTKFDTEEERIRKEIKGLEGLIQFENKNGNKGYRNLNLIIGVPPENFDKLYNNLIKIGTIRAKQITKKDKTNEYKELNAKKASLEKIRQSLIDLKTKGGRIDEYMQLENRILDIEQQLQDLSVSLGNFDDENEFCTVKFTLTEGAELKIGLMQRIKVALEWTIKRFLMLMIAFTFMTLFAYLLVLTIEKIRTKV; this is encoded by the coding sequence ATGACACCTCTTGTAAAAAAACTATTCAAAAAAATAATTATAGGATTATCACTGCTATTTGTTGTACTATTTGTTTTTAGGTTGCTGTATGGATATCAAAAAAAGATAGCACCAACTTTTCAAGATAATACAACAGTGCTTAACGAGAGCATACCTGAAGTACGTAAAAACTATGCCTCAAAAAAATATCAGGTCAATTCAGGTTCAAATGCGGTTAGGGTTGATCAGAAATATGAAAAAATAGCGAATATCAATTCCGTCTCCACAAAATTCGATACCGAAGAAGAACGCATCCGAAAAGAGATAAAAGGTTTGGAAGGTCTTATACAGTTTGAAAATAAAAACGGAAACAAAGGTTATCGCAACCTCAATTTGATTATTGGCGTGCCACCGGAAAATTTTGACAAACTCTACAACAACTTGATCAAAATCGGCACAATACGGGCAAAGCAGATTACAAAGAAGGACAAGACCAATGAGTATAAAGAACTGAACGCCAAAAAAGCATCTTTAGAAAAAATACGACAATCCCTAATAGACCTAAAAACCAAAGGCGGTAGAATTGATGAATACATGCAATTGGAAAATAGAATCTTGGACATTGAGCAGCAATTGCAGGATTTAAGCGTAAGCCTTGGGAATTTTGATGACGAAAACGAATTTTGCACCGTCAAATTTACGCTAACCGAAGGTGCCGAACTTAAGATTGGTCTTATGCAACGAATAAAGGTAGCCTTGGAATGGACCATAAAACGGTTTTTAATGCTCATGATCGCATTTACGTTTATGACCCTTTTCGCCTATCTACTGGTATTGACCATTGAAAAAATACGAACAAAAGTTTAA
- a CDS encoding vWA domain-containing protein — translation MKNARQILGAGLMAFTLATSTACEAKTKKTSKETLIAQVMTNKEKTANNTVKIALLLDTSNSMDGLINQAKAQLWDIVNKFTHAKCGNETRPKLEIALYQYGNDALSSKEGYIQQVLDFSGDLDEISEKLFSLTTNGGEEYCGTVIQTSLKQLDWGKNPDNLKMIFIAGNEPFTQGKLNYVDAVTNAKEKDVVVNTIFCGNYEQGINTKWKDGAKRTGGEYMAIDHNKQVVHIDTPYDDIIIKLNGKLNKTYISYGSLGQVKMEAQATQDTNAYEMEEAVAVKRAVSKSSRLYSNSSWDLVDASDDSGFDVSKIKKEQLPATLKGKSNAEIETFIAEKKAERKKIQKEIRELNTKRNAYIAKNQKEGSKGELENAMLNAIERQASKKDYRWEK, via the coding sequence ATGAAAAATGCAAGACAGATTTTAGGTGCCGGACTCATGGCCTTTACCTTGGCCACATCAACTGCCTGCGAGGCCAAAACGAAAAAAACCAGCAAAGAAACACTGATCGCTCAAGTGATGACGAACAAAGAAAAAACAGCCAATAATACCGTAAAAATAGCCCTGTTGCTCGATACCAGTAACAGTATGGACGGGCTCATCAACCAGGCCAAGGCACAACTATGGGATATTGTAAATAAATTTACCCATGCCAAGTGTGGCAACGAAACGCGTCCCAAATTAGAAATTGCCTTATACCAATATGGTAATGACGCCTTATCATCCAAAGAAGGGTATATTCAACAAGTTTTGGATTTTAGCGGTGACCTCGACGAGATTTCAGAAAAGCTTTTTTCGTTGACCACCAATGGTGGAGAAGAATATTGCGGAACGGTAATACAGACCTCTCTCAAACAATTGGACTGGGGCAAAAATCCGGACAATCTCAAAATGATATTCATTGCAGGGAACGAACCCTTTACCCAAGGCAAATTAAATTATGTAGATGCCGTTACCAATGCCAAGGAAAAAGATGTGGTCGTCAATACCATTTTTTGTGGAAATTATGAACAGGGCATCAATACCAAGTGGAAAGATGGTGCAAAACGTACCGGCGGCGAATACATGGCGATAGACCATAACAAACAAGTTGTTCATATTGATACGCCCTATGACGATATTATCATAAAACTGAACGGAAAACTAAACAAGACCTATATCTCTTACGGTAGTTTAGGTCAGGTGAAAATGGAGGCCCAAGCCACACAAGATACCAATGCTTACGAAATGGAAGAGGCTGTAGCCGTAAAAAGGGCCGTGAGCAAAAGTTCAAGGCTGTACAGCAATTCCTCTTGGGATTTGGTAGATGCCTCGGACGATTCTGGATTTGACGTATCAAAAATAAAAAAAGAACAGCTACCGGCAACATTGAAGGGTAAATCCAATGCTGAGATAGAGACATTCATAGCCGAGAAAAAAGCAGAACGCAAAAAAATTCAAAAAGAAATACGGGAACTCAATACCAAACGAAATGCCTATATCGCCAAAAATCAAAAAGAAGGCAGTAAGGGCGAACTGGAAAATGCTATGCTGAACGCTATTGAAAGGCAGGCGAGCAAAAAAGATTATCGCTGGGAAAAATAA
- a CDS encoding PorP/SprF family type IX secretion system membrane protein has product MKRTLAILMLFFAFSFISRAQEGIPVYFDYLSDNYYLVHPSMAGIGEGGKLRLTARKQWFDVVNAPNLQTFNAHYRVGENSGLGGILFNDANGFHSQTGIKLTYAHHLRFSRDMRNLNQLSFGLSPTILLSSLDESEFRSILVDNAISGVKTTAAYYNVDFGISYNFMEFYTHFSVLNALESKRELYRIGRTDDPDNLGIPRVDNLRRYLLSVGYVFGKSEWQIEPSVLLQLTEFTEEKTIDINAKVYREVGFGRVWAGLSYRRSFDGAQFQQNGTLGEQRLQLFTPIVGVNVNNFMFSYNYSYQSGDIRLDNGGFHQITLGYDFGQETAKRYDCKCPAVNY; this is encoded by the coding sequence ATGAAACGTACACTTGCTATTTTAATGCTGTTTTTTGCTTTTAGTTTCATATCGAGAGCGCAAGAGGGCATCCCGGTTTATTTTGATTATCTATCCGACAATTATTATCTAGTGCACCCATCTATGGCCGGTATAGGCGAAGGTGGAAAATTACGCTTAACAGCCAGAAAGCAGTGGTTTGATGTAGTAAATGCTCCTAATTTACAGACATTTAATGCACATTATAGAGTAGGAGAAAATAGTGGTTTAGGAGGTATTCTTTTTAATGATGCCAATGGCTTTCATTCGCAGACAGGTATTAAATTAACTTATGCTCATCATTTGCGTTTTTCCCGTGATATGAGAAACCTTAATCAATTATCTTTTGGACTTAGCCCAACTATACTTTTAAGCAGTTTGGACGAAAGCGAGTTCAGGTCAATTCTAGTTGACAATGCAATTAGTGGTGTTAAAACTACAGCTGCTTATTATAATGTAGATTTTGGGATATCTTATAATTTTATGGAATTTTATACACATTTTTCGGTGTTAAATGCTTTGGAAAGTAAAAGAGAGTTATATAGGATTGGTAGAACCGATGATCCTGATAACTTAGGTATTCCGAGGGTAGATAACTTGAGAAGATATTTATTGTCCGTTGGCTATGTGTTCGGAAAAAGTGAATGGCAGATAGAACCTTCTGTATTGTTACAGCTTACGGAATTTACCGAGGAGAAGACCATAGACATAAATGCCAAAGTGTATCGCGAGGTTGGCTTTGGGCGTGTTTGGGCAGGACTATCCTACAGAAGAAGTTTTGATGGCGCTCAGTTTCAACAAAACGGAACCTTAGGGGAACAGCGTTTACAATTGTTTACCCCTATCGTTGGCGTAAACGTAAATAATTTCATGTTCTCATATAATTATTCGTACCAATCGGGTGATATACGCTTGGACAATGGTGGCTTTCATCAGATTACCTTAGGATATGACTTTGGGCAGGAGACCGCCAAACGTTACGATTGCAAGTGTCCTGCTGTGAATTATTAA